A region from the Oceanidesulfovibrio marinus genome encodes:
- a CDS encoding glycosyltransferase family protein has protein sequence MARIIYGVMGDARGHVNRSLAVMQTLLERNPDHELCFVGGGTVRDFADMGFRYEQFPMLETVLRDGRVAGWATLSNAMSILLRRGEHVARLMKIMEEFKADIAITDYEYFTPRAAKKIGIPAISLDHQHVLTHTQCIVPKEQRLNRISSDSVIRFLYSAAERFIVSSFYRPEALDSEITEVYPPILNKPVRALDAPELGDHVLVYVRGGSLERLTPVLDAVQRKVFVYGFEEQPSRGNVVFRKTSRSGFLEDLRTAAYVISNGGHNLISESLYLGKPVYAIPTGFFYEQFINAVYLERMGIGMYSVRMEDAAARIPEFEARQDVMRANIATHQFFGNDAIADRIESLIP, from the coding sequence ATGGCTCGGATAATCTACGGCGTCATGGGCGACGCCCGCGGCCATGTGAACCGTTCCCTGGCCGTGATGCAGACTCTGCTGGAGCGCAATCCGGACCACGAGCTCTGCTTTGTGGGCGGCGGCACTGTGCGCGATTTCGCGGACATGGGTTTCCGCTACGAGCAGTTCCCCATGCTGGAAACCGTGCTGCGCGACGGACGTGTGGCCGGTTGGGCCACCCTGAGCAACGCCATGTCCATCCTTCTGCGTCGAGGCGAACACGTTGCCCGGCTGATGAAGATCATGGAGGAGTTCAAGGCGGACATCGCGATCACGGACTATGAGTACTTTACGCCGCGCGCTGCAAAGAAGATTGGTATCCCGGCCATCAGCCTGGACCATCAGCACGTGCTGACCCACACACAGTGCATAGTGCCCAAGGAGCAGCGGCTGAACCGCATCAGCTCCGACTCCGTTATCCGCTTCCTGTACAGCGCGGCGGAGCGTTTCATTGTCTCGTCGTTCTACAGGCCGGAAGCACTCGACTCCGAAATCACGGAGGTTTACCCGCCCATCCTGAACAAGCCGGTGCGTGCGTTGGACGCTCCGGAGCTGGGCGATCACGTGTTGGTCTATGTCCGGGGCGGCTCCCTGGAGAGGCTCACTCCGGTGCTGGATGCCGTGCAGCGCAAGGTGTTCGTGTACGGGTTCGAGGAGCAGCCCTCGCGCGGCAACGTGGTGTTTCGCAAGACCTCGCGCTCAGGCTTTCTGGAAGATCTGCGCACCGCGGCCTACGTCATCTCCAACGGCGGGCACAACCTCATCAGCGAATCGCTCTATCTGGGCAAGCCCGTGTACGCCATCCCCACCGGCTTCTTCTACGAGCAGTTCATAAACGCCGTGTATCTGGAGCGCATGGGCATCGGTATGTACAGCGTGCGGATGGAGGACGCGGCGGCCAGGATTCCGGAGTTCGAGGCCCGTCAGGACGTCATGCGCGCCAACATCGCGACCCATCAGTTCTTTGGCAACGACGCCATTGCCGACCGCATCGAGTCGCTGATTCCCTAG
- a CDS encoding glycosyltransferase family 4 protein, whose translation MVVRRRGTPEGGPLSLALLLQDLDFGGTQRQTVELAHRLDRERFAPELWVLKKGEDLAPIAREYGIPVVRLGDASYVSPGSLHRLYSTLRQRPPHCLTTLTAVPNIWGRLLGRLVGAPLILGSCRGGGAPKRQHEKWLWRFADHHMTNTVQLKRRLIAECGVPEAHISVIHNGVDVSYFSPPPEGERERVEAEDGPVVLCVARLVEDKDHASLLTGYARIAADHPDAQLWLVGDGPLEANLRKRVGKLLDAAGASQDRVRFVPGQLDLRDIYARASMLVLPSIREAMPNVVLEAMACGLPVVATQVGGLPEMVAEGETGLLVPARNPEALGDAIGRLLTEVELRRAMGRRGRKRAEYAFSWRAMVERFSTLVESLVYQNALAEGPPGESTWLG comes from the coding sequence ATGGTAGTTCGTCGGAGAGGGACACCGGAGGGCGGACCGCTCTCCCTTGCCCTGTTGCTCCAGGATCTCGATTTCGGCGGGACCCAGCGCCAGACCGTTGAGCTCGCTCACCGTCTGGACCGGGAGCGTTTCGCCCCTGAGCTGTGGGTGCTCAAGAAGGGCGAGGATCTTGCCCCGATCGCCCGTGAGTACGGCATTCCGGTCGTGCGTCTGGGCGACGCCTCGTACGTCTCGCCCGGCAGTCTGCATCGTCTCTACTCCACATTGCGGCAAAGGCCGCCCCATTGCCTCACCACCCTGACGGCCGTGCCCAATATCTGGGGCCGGCTGCTGGGTCGGTTGGTCGGAGCGCCGCTCATCCTGGGAAGCTGCCGCGGTGGCGGCGCGCCCAAGCGCCAGCACGAGAAATGGCTCTGGCGGTTTGCGGACCACCACATGACGAACACCGTGCAGCTCAAACGGCGGCTCATTGCCGAGTGCGGCGTGCCGGAAGCGCATATCAGCGTGATCCACAACGGCGTGGATGTGAGCTATTTTTCGCCGCCGCCGGAAGGAGAGCGGGAGCGCGTGGAGGCCGAGGACGGCCCGGTGGTGCTGTGCGTGGCGCGTCTCGTGGAAGACAAGGACCACGCGAGCCTGCTGACAGGGTACGCGCGCATTGCGGCGGACCATCCGGATGCCCAGCTGTGGCTGGTGGGCGACGGTCCGCTGGAGGCCAATCTGCGCAAACGCGTCGGGAAGCTGCTGGATGCGGCAGGCGCTTCGCAGGACCGCGTCCGCTTCGTACCGGGGCAGCTCGATCTGCGTGACATTTACGCCCGCGCCAGCATGCTGGTGCTGCCGTCCATACGCGAGGCCATGCCCAACGTAGTGCTGGAAGCCATGGCCTGCGGGCTGCCTGTAGTGGCGACGCAGGTGGGCGGACTGCCCGAGATGGTGGCCGAGGGCGAGACAGGGCTGCTCGTTCCGGCGCGCAACCCGGAAGCTCTTGGCGACGCCATTGGCCGGCTGCTGACCGAGGTCGAGCTGCGCCGCGCCATGGGTCGGCGCGGCCGGAAACGCGCCGAATACGCATTTTCCTGGCGCGCGATGGTGGAGCGGTTCTCGACTCTTGTGGAATCGCTGGTCTACCAGAATGCGCTGGCCGAAGGACCGCCCGGGGAGTCCACATGGCTCGGATAA
- a CDS encoding radical SAM/SPASM domain-containing protein: MSKRSTIGCGSILRLASRLYKYPWIYSSLAGLQLEKTFFNQIGPKGGEGDANKIRQVSIRITDLCNLRCIMCGQWGEHGFLHGKNLKELKKCEVPVERYQELLRDLAAHGHRPILYLWGGEPTMYNGWLDLLETAKELKMPSSIVTNGTKLAQYADRIIDSSMYLCQISIDGHNEELHNSIRRAQGINSFKSINEGIDALQEARARANKKLPLIASLTTVSRDNANNLVDIYEAFKDKVDLCVFYPAWWISEERADAHTKDFERRFGFEPQLHRGWIGGWTPQDYKALNEQFQELRARSKGYKNPPVIFIPNLDGEEDLEKYYTDHSERFGYDECISIFQVIEIDSNGDISPCRDYHDYVVGNVKDQTITEIWNSDRFKQFRKSISQDGLMPVCSRCCGLMGY; this comes from the coding sequence ATGTCAAAACGCAGCACTATCGGTTGCGGTTCGATTCTCCGACTCGCATCCCGTCTGTACAAATACCCCTGGATCTACTCCTCCCTCGCCGGTCTCCAGCTCGAAAAGACCTTCTTCAATCAGATCGGCCCCAAGGGCGGAGAAGGCGACGCCAACAAGATCCGCCAAGTCAGCATCCGCATCACCGATCTGTGCAACCTGCGCTGCATCATGTGCGGCCAGTGGGGCGAGCACGGCTTCCTGCATGGGAAGAACCTCAAGGAGCTCAAGAAGTGCGAGGTCCCTGTGGAGCGCTACCAGGAGCTGCTGCGCGATCTGGCGGCCCACGGCCACCGGCCCATCCTGTACCTCTGGGGCGGCGAGCCCACCATGTACAACGGCTGGCTGGATCTCCTGGAGACGGCCAAGGAGCTGAAGATGCCCTCGTCCATCGTGACCAATGGCACCAAGCTGGCGCAGTATGCCGACCGCATCATCGACTCCTCCATGTATCTTTGCCAGATCTCCATCGACGGCCACAACGAGGAGCTGCACAACTCCATCCGTCGTGCGCAGGGCATCAACAGCTTCAAGTCCATCAACGAGGGCATCGACGCCCTGCAGGAAGCTCGCGCCCGCGCCAACAAGAAGCTGCCGCTCATCGCCTCCCTGACCACGGTGTCCCGCGACAACGCGAACAACCTCGTGGACATCTACGAGGCGTTCAAGGACAAGGTGGACCTCTGCGTATTCTACCCGGCGTGGTGGATCAGCGAGGAGCGCGCCGACGCGCACACCAAGGACTTCGAGCGCCGCTTCGGCTTCGAGCCCCAGCTCCACCGCGGCTGGATCGGCGGTTGGACGCCGCAGGACTACAAGGCGCTCAACGAGCAGTTCCAAGAGCTGCGCGCACGCTCCAAGGGCTACAAGAACCCGCCTGTCATTTTCATCCCCAATCTGGATGGCGAGGAGGATCTGGAGAAGTACTACACGGATCACTCCGAGCGCTTCGGCTATGACGAGTGCATCTCTATCTTCCAGGTTATCGAGATCGACTCCAACGGCGACATCTCGCCGTGCCGCGATTACCACGACTACGTGGTCGGCAACGTCAAGGATCAGACCATCACGGAGATCTGGAACTCGGACCGCTTCAAGCAGTTCCGCAAGTCCATCTCCCAGGACGGCCTGATGCCCGTGTGCAGCCGCTGCTGCGGACTTATGGGGTACTAA